One Elusimicrobiota bacterium genomic region harbors:
- a CDS encoding DUF3307 domain-containing protein yields the protein MEIFWRLLLAHMLGDFTLQTNRIAVWKRESVWGMLAHSSIFLIAGYVFTWNYLNDTWFSFRSVELHGWECIVIITVLHFLEDQWRVYSIQKFGMPDNLALFLWDQFIHISLIYVFSPVHVSVFLNPWPIIGVLAIMATHFMAILVFYIEMDAKKGNGALHKVRKHWTMAVRLVLMAMCLLPGISWFLVLPVAGFTGYFFQYKKQNYGLIDTVLGNGIAVVCGITTRLLLKW from the coding sequence GCGATTTTACATTACAGACTAACCGTATTGCTGTATGGAAACGCGAAAGCGTGTGGGGTATGCTTGCGCATTCATCAATCTTTCTTATAGCCGGGTATGTTTTTACCTGGAATTATCTTAATGACACATGGTTTTCTTTTAGAAGTGTTGAACTGCATGGGTGGGAGTGTATTGTTATCATCACTGTCCTTCATTTTCTTGAGGATCAATGGAGAGTGTATTCAATTCAAAAGTTTGGGATGCCCGATAATCTTGCGTTATTCTTGTGGGATCAGTTTATACATATAAGTTTGATCTACGTATTCTCTCCTGTGCATGTGAGCGTATTTTTGAACCCGTGGCCTATCATAGGTGTGTTGGCAATCATGGCAACGCATTTTATGGCAATTTTGGTTTTTTATATCGAGATGGATGCTAAGAAAGGAAATGGCGCGCTTCATAAAGTCAGGAAACATTGGACAATGGCGGTTAGGTTGGTTCTCATGGCTATGTGTTTGCTTCCAGGGATATCGTGGTTTTTGGTATTGCCCGTTGCGGGATTTACCGGGTACTTTTTTCAGTATAAAAAACAAAACTATGGGTTGATTGATACTGTGCTGGGTAATGGGATTGCGGTTGTTTGCGGGATTACGACACGGTTGTTGTTGAAGTGGTAG